From a region of the Pan paniscus chromosome 19, NHGRI_mPanPan1-v2.0_pri, whole genome shotgun sequence genome:
- the RSKR gene encoding ribosomal protein S6 kinase-related protein isoform X1: MLMGFCRLEEAGLVSRSIRERNCLYNWDSRFSRERRQRLGMGAVSCRQGQHTQQGEHTRVAVPHKQGGNIRGPWARGWKSLWTGLGTIRSDLEELWELRGHHYPHQESLKPAPVLVEKPLPEWPVPQFINLFLPEFPIRPIRGQQQLKILGLVAKGSFGTVLKVLDCTQKAVFAVKVVPKVKVLQRDTVRQCKEEVSIQRQINHPFVHSLGDSWQGKRHLFIMCSYCSTDLYSLWSAVGCFPEASIRLFAAELVLVLCYLHDLGIMHRDVKMENILLDERGHLKLTDFGLSRHVPQGARAYTICGTLQYMAPEVLSGGPYNHAADWWSLGVLLFSLATGKFPVAAERDHVAMLASVTHSDSEIPASLNQGLSLLLHELLCQNPLHRLRYLHHFQVHPFFRGVAFDPELLQKQPVNFVTETQATQPSSAEPMPFDDFDCDLESFLLYPIPA; this comes from the exons ATGCTGATGGGTTTCTGCAGACTGGAAGAGGCGGGGCTCGTGTCACGCAGCATCAGGGAGAGGAATTGCTTATATAACTGGGACAGCAGATTTAGcagagagaggaggcagaggctgggaatGGGAGCAGTAAGCTGTCGGCAGGGGCAGCACACCCAGCAGGGGGAACACACCCGGGTGGCTGTCCCTCACAAG CAGGGTGGCAACATCCGGGGCCCCTGGGCCCGAGGCTGGAAGAGCCTCTGGACAGGTTTGGGAACCATCAGGTCAGATCTGGAAGAACTCTGGGAACTACGGGGGCACCACTATCCGCACCAGGAGTCCCTAAAGCCAGCCCCAGTACTGGTAGAGAAGCCTCTGCCAGAGTGGCCAGTGCCTCAGTTCATCAACCTCTTTCTACCAGAGTTTCCCATTAGGCCCATTAGGGGGCAGCAGCAGCTGAAG ATTTTAGGCCTTGTGGCTAAAGGCTCCTTTGGAACTGTCCTCAAGGTGCTAGATTGCACCCAGAAAGCTGTATTTGCAGTGAAG GTGGTGCCCAAGGTAAAGGTCCTACAGAGGGATACCGTGAGGCAGTGCAAAGAGGAGGTTAGCATCCAG CGACAGATCAACCATCCCTTTGTACACAGCTTGGGGGACAGCTGGCAGGGAAAACGGCACCTTTTCATTA TGTGTAGCTACTGCAGCACAGATCTGTACTCCCTTTGGTCGGCTGTTGGCTGCTTTCCTGAGGCTTCCATCCGTCTCTTTGCTGCCGAGTTGGTGCTGGTACTGT GTTATCTCCATGACTTGGGCATCATGCATCGAGATGTGAAG ATGGAGAATATTCTTCTAGATGAACGAG GCCATCTGAAACTGACAGACTTTGGTCTGTCCCGCCACGTGCCCCAGGGAGCTCGAGCCTACACTATCTGTGGCACTCTTCAGTACATGG CCCCAGAGGTCCTAAGTGGAGGACCTTACAACCATGCTGCTGATTGGTGGTCCCTGGGTGTCTTGCTTTTCTCTCTGGCGACTGGAAAG TTTCCAGTGGCTGCAGAGAGAGATCATGTGGCCATGTTGGCAAGTGTGACCCACAGTGACTCTGAGATCCCAGCTTCTCTTAACCAGGGCCTCTCACTCCTGCTCCATGAG CTCTTATGCCAGAACCCCCTCCATCGTCTACGTTATCTGCATCACTTCCAGGTCCACCCTTTCTTTCGGGGTGTGGCCTTCGACCCAGAGCTCCTACAGAAGCAGCCAGTGAACTTTGTCACGGAGACACAAGCTACCCAGCCCAGTTCAGCGGAGCCCATGCCCTTTGACGACTTTGACTGTGATCTGGAGTCCTTCTTGCTCTACCCTATCCCTGCTTGA
- the RSKR gene encoding ribosomal protein S6 kinase-related protein isoform X6 encodes MLMGFCRLEEAGLVSRSIRERNCLYNWDSRFSRERRQRLGMGAVSCRQGQHTQQGEHTRVAVPHKQGGNIRGPWARGWKSLWTGLGTIRSDLEELWELRGHHYPHQESLKPAPVLVEKPLPEWPVPQFINLFLPEFPIRPIRGQQQLKILGLVAKGSFGTVLKVLDCTQKAVFAVKVVPKVKVLQRDTVRQCKEEVSIQRQINHPFVHSLGDSWQGKRHLFIMCSYCSTDLYSLWSAVGCFPEASIRLFAAELVLVLCYLHDLGIMHRDVKMENILLDERGHLKLTDFGLSRHVPQGARAYTICGTLQYMAPEVLSGGPYNHAADWWSLGVLLFSLATGKFPVAAERDHVAMLASVTHSDSEIPASLNQGLSLLLHELDCAAAISAHCNLPA; translated from the exons ATGCTGATGGGTTTCTGCAGACTGGAAGAGGCGGGGCTCGTGTCACGCAGCATCAGGGAGAGGAATTGCTTATATAACTGGGACAGCAGATTTAGcagagagaggaggcagaggctgggaatGGGAGCAGTAAGCTGTCGGCAGGGGCAGCACACCCAGCAGGGGGAACACACCCGGGTGGCTGTCCCTCACAAG CAGGGTGGCAACATCCGGGGCCCCTGGGCCCGAGGCTGGAAGAGCCTCTGGACAGGTTTGGGAACCATCAGGTCAGATCTGGAAGAACTCTGGGAACTACGGGGGCACCACTATCCGCACCAGGAGTCCCTAAAGCCAGCCCCAGTACTGGTAGAGAAGCCTCTGCCAGAGTGGCCAGTGCCTCAGTTCATCAACCTCTTTCTACCAGAGTTTCCCATTAGGCCCATTAGGGGGCAGCAGCAGCTGAAG ATTTTAGGCCTTGTGGCTAAAGGCTCCTTTGGAACTGTCCTCAAGGTGCTAGATTGCACCCAGAAAGCTGTATTTGCAGTGAAG GTGGTGCCCAAGGTAAAGGTCCTACAGAGGGATACCGTGAGGCAGTGCAAAGAGGAGGTTAGCATCCAG CGACAGATCAACCATCCCTTTGTACACAGCTTGGGGGACAGCTGGCAGGGAAAACGGCACCTTTTCATTA TGTGTAGCTACTGCAGCACAGATCTGTACTCCCTTTGGTCGGCTGTTGGCTGCTTTCCTGAGGCTTCCATCCGTCTCTTTGCTGCCGAGTTGGTGCTGGTACTGT GTTATCTCCATGACTTGGGCATCATGCATCGAGATGTGAAG ATGGAGAATATTCTTCTAGATGAACGAG GCCATCTGAAACTGACAGACTTTGGTCTGTCCCGCCACGTGCCCCAGGGAGCTCGAGCCTACACTATCTGTGGCACTCTTCAGTACATGG CCCCAGAGGTCCTAAGTGGAGGACCTTACAACCATGCTGCTGATTGGTGGTCCCTGGGTGTCTTGCTTTTCTCTCTGGCGACTGGAAAG TTTCCAGTGGCTGCAGAGAGAGATCATGTGGCCATGTTGGCAAGTGTGACCCACAGTGACTCTGAGATCCCAGCTTCTCTTAACCAGGGCCTCTCACTCCTGCTCCATGAG
- the RSKR gene encoding ribosomal protein S6 kinase-related protein isoform X5: MLMGFCRLEEAGLVSRSIRERNCLYNWDSRFSRERRQRLGMGAVSCRQGQHTQQGEHTRVAVPHKQGGNIRGPWARGWKSLWTGLGTIRSDLEELWELRGHHYPHQESLKPAPVLVEKPLPEWPVPQFINLFLPEFPIRPIRGQQQLKRQINHPFVHSLGDSWQGKRHLFIMCSYCSTDLYSLWSAVGCFPEASIRLFAAELVLVLCYLHDLGIMHRDVKMENILLDERGHLKLTDFGLSRHVPQGARAYTICGTLQYMAPEVLSGGPYNHAADWWSLGVLLFSLATGKFPVAAERDHVAMLASVTHSDSEIPASLNQGLSLLLHELLCQNPLHRLRYLHHFQVHPFFRGVAFDPELLQKQPVNFVTETQATQPSSAEPMPFDDFDCDLESFLLYPIPA, encoded by the exons ATGCTGATGGGTTTCTGCAGACTGGAAGAGGCGGGGCTCGTGTCACGCAGCATCAGGGAGAGGAATTGCTTATATAACTGGGACAGCAGATTTAGcagagagaggaggcagaggctgggaatGGGAGCAGTAAGCTGTCGGCAGGGGCAGCACACCCAGCAGGGGGAACACACCCGGGTGGCTGTCCCTCACAAG CAGGGTGGCAACATCCGGGGCCCCTGGGCCCGAGGCTGGAAGAGCCTCTGGACAGGTTTGGGAACCATCAGGTCAGATCTGGAAGAACTCTGGGAACTACGGGGGCACCACTATCCGCACCAGGAGTCCCTAAAGCCAGCCCCAGTACTGGTAGAGAAGCCTCTGCCAGAGTGGCCAGTGCCTCAGTTCATCAACCTCTTTCTACCAGAGTTTCCCATTAGGCCCATTAGGGGGCAGCAGCAGCTGAAG CGACAGATCAACCATCCCTTTGTACACAGCTTGGGGGACAGCTGGCAGGGAAAACGGCACCTTTTCATTA TGTGTAGCTACTGCAGCACAGATCTGTACTCCCTTTGGTCGGCTGTTGGCTGCTTTCCTGAGGCTTCCATCCGTCTCTTTGCTGCCGAGTTGGTGCTGGTACTGT GTTATCTCCATGACTTGGGCATCATGCATCGAGATGTGAAG ATGGAGAATATTCTTCTAGATGAACGAG GCCATCTGAAACTGACAGACTTTGGTCTGTCCCGCCACGTGCCCCAGGGAGCTCGAGCCTACACTATCTGTGGCACTCTTCAGTACATGG CCCCAGAGGTCCTAAGTGGAGGACCTTACAACCATGCTGCTGATTGGTGGTCCCTGGGTGTCTTGCTTTTCTCTCTGGCGACTGGAAAG TTTCCAGTGGCTGCAGAGAGAGATCATGTGGCCATGTTGGCAAGTGTGACCCACAGTGACTCTGAGATCCCAGCTTCTCTTAACCAGGGCCTCTCACTCCTGCTCCATGAG CTCTTATGCCAGAACCCCCTCCATCGTCTACGTTATCTGCATCACTTCCAGGTCCACCCTTTCTTTCGGGGTGTGGCCTTCGACCCAGAGCTCCTACAGAAGCAGCCAGTGAACTTTGTCACGGAGACACAAGCTACCCAGCCCAGTTCAGCGGAGCCCATGCCCTTTGACGACTTTGACTGTGATCTGGAGTCCTTCTTGCTCTACCCTATCCCTGCTTGA
- the RSKR gene encoding ribosomal protein S6 kinase-related protein isoform X8, with product MLMGFCRLEEAGLVSRSIRERNCLYNWDSRFSRERRQRLGMGAVSCRQGQHTQQGEHTRVAVPHKQGGNIRGPWARGWKSLWTGLGTIRSDLEELWELRGHHYPHQESLKPAPVLVEKPLPEWPVPQFINLFLPEFPIRPIRGQQQLKRQINHPFVHSLGDSWQGKRHLFISYLHDLGIMHRDVKMENILLDERGHLKLTDFGLSRHVPQGARAYTICGTLQYMAPEVLSGGPYNHAADWWSLGVLLFSLATGKFPVAAERDHVAMLASVTHSDSEIPASLNQGLSLLLHELLCQNPLHRLRYLHHFQVHPFFRGVAFDPELLQKQPVNFVTETQATQPSSAEPMPFDDFDCDLESFLLYPIPA from the exons ATGCTGATGGGTTTCTGCAGACTGGAAGAGGCGGGGCTCGTGTCACGCAGCATCAGGGAGAGGAATTGCTTATATAACTGGGACAGCAGATTTAGcagagagaggaggcagaggctgggaatGGGAGCAGTAAGCTGTCGGCAGGGGCAGCACACCCAGCAGGGGGAACACACCCGGGTGGCTGTCCCTCACAAG CAGGGTGGCAACATCCGGGGCCCCTGGGCCCGAGGCTGGAAGAGCCTCTGGACAGGTTTGGGAACCATCAGGTCAGATCTGGAAGAACTCTGGGAACTACGGGGGCACCACTATCCGCACCAGGAGTCCCTAAAGCCAGCCCCAGTACTGGTAGAGAAGCCTCTGCCAGAGTGGCCAGTGCCTCAGTTCATCAACCTCTTTCTACCAGAGTTTCCCATTAGGCCCATTAGGGGGCAGCAGCAGCTGAAG CGACAGATCAACCATCCCTTTGTACACAGCTTGGGGGACAGCTGGCAGGGAAAACGGCACCTTTTCATTA GTTATCTCCATGACTTGGGCATCATGCATCGAGATGTGAAG ATGGAGAATATTCTTCTAGATGAACGAG GCCATCTGAAACTGACAGACTTTGGTCTGTCCCGCCACGTGCCCCAGGGAGCTCGAGCCTACACTATCTGTGGCACTCTTCAGTACATGG CCCCAGAGGTCCTAAGTGGAGGACCTTACAACCATGCTGCTGATTGGTGGTCCCTGGGTGTCTTGCTTTTCTCTCTGGCGACTGGAAAG TTTCCAGTGGCTGCAGAGAGAGATCATGTGGCCATGTTGGCAAGTGTGACCCACAGTGACTCTGAGATCCCAGCTTCTCTTAACCAGGGCCTCTCACTCCTGCTCCATGAG CTCTTATGCCAGAACCCCCTCCATCGTCTACGTTATCTGCATCACTTCCAGGTCCACCCTTTCTTTCGGGGTGTGGCCTTCGACCCAGAGCTCCTACAGAAGCAGCCAGTGAACTTTGTCACGGAGACACAAGCTACCCAGCCCAGTTCAGCGGAGCCCATGCCCTTTGACGACTTTGACTGTGATCTGGAGTCCTTCTTGCTCTACCCTATCCCTGCTTGA
- the RSKR gene encoding ribosomal protein S6 kinase-related protein isoform X3 yields MLMGFCRLEEAGLVSRSIRERNCLYNWDSRFSRERRQRLGMGAVSCRQGQHTQQGEHTRVAVPHKQGGNIRGPWARGWKSLWTGLGTIRSDLEELWELRGHHYPHQESLKPAPVLVEKPLPEWPVPQFINLFLPEFPIRPIRGQQQLKILGLVAKGSFGTVLKVLDCTQKAVFAVKVVPKVKVLQRDTVRQCKEEVSIQRQINHPFVHSLGDSWQGKRHLFISYLHDLGIMHRDVKMENILLDERGHLKLTDFGLSRHVPQGARAYTICGTLQYMAPEVLSGGPYNHAADWWSLGVLLFSLATGKFPVAAERDHVAMLASVTHSDSEIPASLNQGLSLLLHELLCQNPLHRLRYLHHFQVHPFFRGVAFDPELLQKQPVNFVTETQATQPSSAEPMPFDDFDCDLESFLLYPIPA; encoded by the exons ATGCTGATGGGTTTCTGCAGACTGGAAGAGGCGGGGCTCGTGTCACGCAGCATCAGGGAGAGGAATTGCTTATATAACTGGGACAGCAGATTTAGcagagagaggaggcagaggctgggaatGGGAGCAGTAAGCTGTCGGCAGGGGCAGCACACCCAGCAGGGGGAACACACCCGGGTGGCTGTCCCTCACAAG CAGGGTGGCAACATCCGGGGCCCCTGGGCCCGAGGCTGGAAGAGCCTCTGGACAGGTTTGGGAACCATCAGGTCAGATCTGGAAGAACTCTGGGAACTACGGGGGCACCACTATCCGCACCAGGAGTCCCTAAAGCCAGCCCCAGTACTGGTAGAGAAGCCTCTGCCAGAGTGGCCAGTGCCTCAGTTCATCAACCTCTTTCTACCAGAGTTTCCCATTAGGCCCATTAGGGGGCAGCAGCAGCTGAAG ATTTTAGGCCTTGTGGCTAAAGGCTCCTTTGGAACTGTCCTCAAGGTGCTAGATTGCACCCAGAAAGCTGTATTTGCAGTGAAG GTGGTGCCCAAGGTAAAGGTCCTACAGAGGGATACCGTGAGGCAGTGCAAAGAGGAGGTTAGCATCCAG CGACAGATCAACCATCCCTTTGTACACAGCTTGGGGGACAGCTGGCAGGGAAAACGGCACCTTTTCATTA GTTATCTCCATGACTTGGGCATCATGCATCGAGATGTGAAG ATGGAGAATATTCTTCTAGATGAACGAG GCCATCTGAAACTGACAGACTTTGGTCTGTCCCGCCACGTGCCCCAGGGAGCTCGAGCCTACACTATCTGTGGCACTCTTCAGTACATGG CCCCAGAGGTCCTAAGTGGAGGACCTTACAACCATGCTGCTGATTGGTGGTCCCTGGGTGTCTTGCTTTTCTCTCTGGCGACTGGAAAG TTTCCAGTGGCTGCAGAGAGAGATCATGTGGCCATGTTGGCAAGTGTGACCCACAGTGACTCTGAGATCCCAGCTTCTCTTAACCAGGGCCTCTCACTCCTGCTCCATGAG CTCTTATGCCAGAACCCCCTCCATCGTCTACGTTATCTGCATCACTTCCAGGTCCACCCTTTCTTTCGGGGTGTGGCCTTCGACCCAGAGCTCCTACAGAAGCAGCCAGTGAACTTTGTCACGGAGACACAAGCTACCCAGCCCAGTTCAGCGGAGCCCATGCCCTTTGACGACTTTGACTGTGATCTGGAGTCCTTCTTGCTCTACCCTATCCCTGCTTGA
- the RSKR gene encoding ribosomal protein S6 kinase-related protein isoform X4, translating to MLMGFCRLEEAGLVSRSIRERNCLYNWDSRFSRERRQRLGMGAVSCRQGQHTQQGEHTRVAVPHKQGGNIRGPWARGWKSLWTGLGTIRSDLEELWELRGHHYPHQESLKPAPVLVEKPLPEWPVPQFINLFLPEFPIRPIRGQQQLKILGLVAKGSFGTVLKVLDCTQKAVFAVKVVPKVKVLQRDTVRQCKEEVSIQRQINHPFVHSLGDSWQGKRHLFIMCSYCSTDLYSLWSAVGCFPEASIRLFAAELVLVLCYLHDLGIMHRDVKMENILLDERGHLKLTDFGLSRHVPQGARAYTICGTLQYMAPEVLSGGPYNHAADWWSLGVLLFSLATGKLLCQNPLHRLRYLHHFQVHPFFRGVAFDPELLQKQPVNFVTETQATQPSSAEPMPFDDFDCDLESFLLYPIPA from the exons ATGCTGATGGGTTTCTGCAGACTGGAAGAGGCGGGGCTCGTGTCACGCAGCATCAGGGAGAGGAATTGCTTATATAACTGGGACAGCAGATTTAGcagagagaggaggcagaggctgggaatGGGAGCAGTAAGCTGTCGGCAGGGGCAGCACACCCAGCAGGGGGAACACACCCGGGTGGCTGTCCCTCACAAG CAGGGTGGCAACATCCGGGGCCCCTGGGCCCGAGGCTGGAAGAGCCTCTGGACAGGTTTGGGAACCATCAGGTCAGATCTGGAAGAACTCTGGGAACTACGGGGGCACCACTATCCGCACCAGGAGTCCCTAAAGCCAGCCCCAGTACTGGTAGAGAAGCCTCTGCCAGAGTGGCCAGTGCCTCAGTTCATCAACCTCTTTCTACCAGAGTTTCCCATTAGGCCCATTAGGGGGCAGCAGCAGCTGAAG ATTTTAGGCCTTGTGGCTAAAGGCTCCTTTGGAACTGTCCTCAAGGTGCTAGATTGCACCCAGAAAGCTGTATTTGCAGTGAAG GTGGTGCCCAAGGTAAAGGTCCTACAGAGGGATACCGTGAGGCAGTGCAAAGAGGAGGTTAGCATCCAG CGACAGATCAACCATCCCTTTGTACACAGCTTGGGGGACAGCTGGCAGGGAAAACGGCACCTTTTCATTA TGTGTAGCTACTGCAGCACAGATCTGTACTCCCTTTGGTCGGCTGTTGGCTGCTTTCCTGAGGCTTCCATCCGTCTCTTTGCTGCCGAGTTGGTGCTGGTACTGT GTTATCTCCATGACTTGGGCATCATGCATCGAGATGTGAAG ATGGAGAATATTCTTCTAGATGAACGAG GCCATCTGAAACTGACAGACTTTGGTCTGTCCCGCCACGTGCCCCAGGGAGCTCGAGCCTACACTATCTGTGGCACTCTTCAGTACATGG CCCCAGAGGTCCTAAGTGGAGGACCTTACAACCATGCTGCTGATTGGTGGTCCCTGGGTGTCTTGCTTTTCTCTCTGGCGACTGGAAAG CTCTTATGCCAGAACCCCCTCCATCGTCTACGTTATCTGCATCACTTCCAGGTCCACCCTTTCTTTCGGGGTGTGGCCTTCGACCCAGAGCTCCTACAGAAGCAGCCAGTGAACTTTGTCACGGAGACACAAGCTACCCAGCCCAGTTCAGCGGAGCCCATGCCCTTTGACGACTTTGACTGTGATCTGGAGTCCTTCTTGCTCTACCCTATCCCTGCTTGA
- the RSKR gene encoding ribosomal protein S6 kinase-related protein isoform X2 yields the protein MLMGFCRLEEAGLVSRSIRERNCLYNWDSRFSRERRQRLGMGAVSCRQGQHTQQGEHTRVAVPHKGGNIRGPWARGWKSLWTGLGTIRSDLEELWELRGHHYPHQESLKPAPVLVEKPLPEWPVPQFINLFLPEFPIRPIRGQQQLKILGLVAKGSFGTVLKVLDCTQKAVFAVKVVPKVKVLQRDTVRQCKEEVSIQRQINHPFVHSLGDSWQGKRHLFIMCSYCSTDLYSLWSAVGCFPEASIRLFAAELVLVLCYLHDLGIMHRDVKMENILLDERGHLKLTDFGLSRHVPQGARAYTICGTLQYMAPEVLSGGPYNHAADWWSLGVLLFSLATGKFPVAAERDHVAMLASVTHSDSEIPASLNQGLSLLLHELLCQNPLHRLRYLHHFQVHPFFRGVAFDPELLQKQPVNFVTETQATQPSSAEPMPFDDFDCDLESFLLYPIPA from the exons ATGCTGATGGGTTTCTGCAGACTGGAAGAGGCGGGGCTCGTGTCACGCAGCATCAGGGAGAGGAATTGCTTATATAACTGGGACAGCAGATTTAGcagagagaggaggcagaggctgggaatGGGAGCAGTAAGCTGTCGGCAGGGGCAGCACACCCAGCAGGGGGAACACACCCGGGTGGCTGTCCCTCACAAG GGTGGCAACATCCGGGGCCCCTGGGCCCGAGGCTGGAAGAGCCTCTGGACAGGTTTGGGAACCATCAGGTCAGATCTGGAAGAACTCTGGGAACTACGGGGGCACCACTATCCGCACCAGGAGTCCCTAAAGCCAGCCCCAGTACTGGTAGAGAAGCCTCTGCCAGAGTGGCCAGTGCCTCAGTTCATCAACCTCTTTCTACCAGAGTTTCCCATTAGGCCCATTAGGGGGCAGCAGCAGCTGAAG ATTTTAGGCCTTGTGGCTAAAGGCTCCTTTGGAACTGTCCTCAAGGTGCTAGATTGCACCCAGAAAGCTGTATTTGCAGTGAAG GTGGTGCCCAAGGTAAAGGTCCTACAGAGGGATACCGTGAGGCAGTGCAAAGAGGAGGTTAGCATCCAG CGACAGATCAACCATCCCTTTGTACACAGCTTGGGGGACAGCTGGCAGGGAAAACGGCACCTTTTCATTA TGTGTAGCTACTGCAGCACAGATCTGTACTCCCTTTGGTCGGCTGTTGGCTGCTTTCCTGAGGCTTCCATCCGTCTCTTTGCTGCCGAGTTGGTGCTGGTACTGT GTTATCTCCATGACTTGGGCATCATGCATCGAGATGTGAAG ATGGAGAATATTCTTCTAGATGAACGAG GCCATCTGAAACTGACAGACTTTGGTCTGTCCCGCCACGTGCCCCAGGGAGCTCGAGCCTACACTATCTGTGGCACTCTTCAGTACATGG CCCCAGAGGTCCTAAGTGGAGGACCTTACAACCATGCTGCTGATTGGTGGTCCCTGGGTGTCTTGCTTTTCTCTCTGGCGACTGGAAAG TTTCCAGTGGCTGCAGAGAGAGATCATGTGGCCATGTTGGCAAGTGTGACCCACAGTGACTCTGAGATCCCAGCTTCTCTTAACCAGGGCCTCTCACTCCTGCTCCATGAG CTCTTATGCCAGAACCCCCTCCATCGTCTACGTTATCTGCATCACTTCCAGGTCCACCCTTTCTTTCGGGGTGTGGCCTTCGACCCAGAGCTCCTACAGAAGCAGCCAGTGAACTTTGTCACGGAGACACAAGCTACCCAGCCCAGTTCAGCGGAGCCCATGCCCTTTGACGACTTTGACTGTGATCTGGAGTCCTTCTTGCTCTACCCTATCCCTGCTTGA